One genomic region from Drosophila subpulchrella strain 33 F10 #4 breed RU33 chromosome 2R, RU_Dsub_v1.1 Primary Assembly, whole genome shotgun sequence encodes:
- the LOC119549282 gene encoding mucin-17 isoform X2, which yields MAGEAPAATSPAGCNSSSNRSNSNSKETSPDPDPVQQQLNSSVDSGIAVLEAETPTLRRRQRLSQCQRILQVLQRDHLTHQQLRDRLSKLAHKKWKREEKDSSEDHNCNVCCADLDLSSAKNYVTCCTCGKSVCRGPKCADWRPKDAKWECQLCQSSKESLAHTSSWVAEQMSFNQHKFVYPMRARSEVYIPIVGDGNDSSMQFESVSQIGQTASMDERAKIREYVEEIVAEMLGGNLDHIRVGQLSKSENYLQLFDKFHAKLSNLLINVENSLCARALKGDLPAIVNGHNSGNGLGHNNNNNNNNNADSELADISQTRLRSLIETIIAETLRSTSLSASGAVSEISLDTRSHASGNGLKRRHRTEHYFEPKIYQDLLATAVLNKIADKEGNTRLLAESTPDLSGRHIDENFNAEALSTTSGSSIEPRSDCSLTDHEIGLDNGKSQSLQTDLERESVLSDYIAAHMVPLPDFSASVTESEDDIGSISSGMIGDGNWEDNWLFKKKRSSATPSSIGMLVPAPTENVRAQIGDKTTDEVSDLSEMGSDIEESSLDLLRCNDLNDRLLSKHLIGGQNTKLVLDELVDRTSLTSHTLLEEHEPAFTETTNEYVVSPMAVPSDIKAPSPTPPPPPMIFQDDLLNEEPVHTPIAAQDETEELSSLEGCTGFSTVEYLDEEQMHETVPSVIEILAAMALGPMLAVPASEQPGAMTPSEMHTLKELSDLALAEINARTVDLMHAHSLDIIEEENSEPSDTVSIPQLDILQPSPLAEITTPSQMPSQAEESFVQTDVLRPPPALELVSEYEPPPPMEVVQETVDLPSSAEVVHIEEDTATAGEALKTESAESVVNSSESPSVPVDIIQKTQPVSVDISPPLETVTDPQSDLESKEVVSEIKSADVESISPIEIVPESQSIAMDLPVPMEIVTEIDHVIIVPEVPSDVVNTTESINVVSVDIQNIPVLEIVAEDPTNTASLPATIVLSTQPKTVGEEHDPETQITAEESPLNVAENVPQVDSVAVTADPSEPTEIISVDLPEAVEIVLETQPFVMDIPAPLESAPELKLFKVDIPTPLETDIEMALAKTIENEPQLVSVPVESVPEPVVVEPQSPEEVEPLNASQPLENISEEQPLPAAMATDFKPQHVAVDSSPVEVVSQAESIEVKPSAPLDTITAEVVPPPIEVVELSTTEEVVPEPQSVTLDPPVIVEDVSQIESVDTKPTEPLEIILRSDPPVPDPPADVAYLSESPPIEPPAPVETQSVVEETSKEMSPEVQFVAITTPLEIIPQEESSVVQQPSLIESIASVETISELQEPDPVNLNVPEAVEMDPEMEAVRDKPLSTMEKEVPSPSIVSDPPSPNDVESQIVSVDVESEAQSVVKETSPKILPDGQFVALTTPVESIPQVESVVLHQTSPIESIALVETISQSQAPEPVTVNAPEPEEIVQDILAVIEEPLPIMAMEDQPQSIGSDPPSPNEVVSQIEEPLVSAEILIPDVPTEMNSETTDPIPQAEIVNLPAPLEIISKTQLLENETPTSSEIVAQGECVALPQLIPESGPIAVDPPSSIDAVPQADAATISSPMPSEIVSESQSAIVDPTACNEIVPENIAIEPQPLVEIILKTQTIEKDIPVDVVSELEPVTVDQSEVIEHISQIESVDGESQVYEENPPEPQVPSIVVAQLESVPMEALEPVETVPEVLTTTLDLTASFEAVEGAPGETPPIAQSVAEESPTPEENLPGTESLALEPLVPGMAIAPQIDLVNVEAPVLVEVPTEPVAVVPPTQLVSMESPDPVEIVPDTQAASEKSATSDIADSLPVQSEVERVVVEPQTSFDISQNESTSVEPITSIEIVSEAESITSVPAPKDVDPESQSVVVDAPEVIDVVSQKEAVEEEHPNRLETDSEPTTVAPQASELMEDVAMDPTSPVEVILETQLGSEEPKLSMEIVPQAISASDSRPIDENSAPVDTSDSVVEERPAPAESVLESESPPVATIATVEAVLESQSVPVDANNPIEIVSESTSNAVDPEIALRPPAITEVITQIESVEEEILENVEGVSVPVEIIPEKQLFAEDQGEVSLMNSETVPLTLETKSDEIDPMEPEDPVNVSPQPPEDIVTQAIQEEAPSSAEIVPVTDVCEPSKESITHVETLPKDQIALVNIIEPVAVKIIAAVEIDLVAESTALTPSPTTEVNDEKPTKPMETITEPQSVAIDSTEYPTVVLDSEFVGVDSVQVITGSESVDMELVPQPEAFAGDPQEIIGTVPQVESIEVDKPTPTQYKSDDDVAQADPVGEEPLESVEIVSQVVSVSYDTCSVIADSETKLEKSADVDIAPDPEPLAVTINSQDKVVAMEPPKAAVNDIPESAELVREKESDIEKNPETQPAIEDGADSQDVIIETDPVAVIPLKSVEDVPENKIDVEPIDPIEIVPKVEAVGIEDESEIKPSAITEVDDVKPPASLQIDETVTQNSPVSVEMVPEAVEPLAAVEVIAQAESVSLEKTVTEEPISQTESIVVDSPQPLNVAPQEDSVPTSASVPTSIETQPNDLEPQASANLVLEADSVTVDPSETAQVLSSNGIIVSESQVIDSEHPALDVVSEVEMKSLLAEPPASEPLDSESAAPPKPVVIVPEIESVTKDTIVPVETDTPVDTIVSVEVLTDTKHVPVLPPVQVEETESVAQEAPPSAEDISNAVIVEPQTVDMDCITEVETLTSEEPKSISTNDFQPEGSIAEREVKKWYNAVEMPNNPYAPEALKQRISGTQERYMDVPNISPSAEQKALASALTENPDPPSPKTDYKRYSRDYYINNAPTPTDSTGSGNAAASVAAEDVEDIVINEAQKESKQPQELVYKALPVQVLDESLDSQSNPSLHSLQTTTTTSDESDTVRIYDFNKQETTVIKKAVPVEQQPSTSTTSSMESAQSGPPSSSSIDSSVSKKRERPVVLQFGPGDSAPTIGSPVSTPTRGSTPPAFRFLQPKRRLIDPSQVLSVDEDDVPEPTPPSAEKPAIEDEVVHSMPSVKALAQAFLLTSKHTQPQRRWRATVRIAAPPDTPDKPDTSLTKRHKLEHAVSMAEVADESTIASDLSSLETDPSIHSEGNPPIASPASPVPVRHGFLRSNIAFFENLKFK from the exons ATGGCAGGTGAGgcgccagcagcaacatcgccAGCGggctgcaacagcagcagcaacagaagcaacagcaacagcaaggAGACTAgtcccgatcccgatcccgtCCAGCAGCAGTTGAACTCCAGTGTGGACAGTGGCATTGCGGTGCTGGAGGCGGAGACTCCGACCTTGAGGAGGCGCCAGAGATTGAGCCAGTGCCAGCGCATCCTCCAGGTGTTGCAGCGGGACCATCTCACCCACCAGCAGCTGCGAGATAGATTAAG CAAACTAGCCCATAAGAAGTGGAAAAGGGAGGAGAAGGACTCCAGCGAGGATCACAACTGCAACGTCTGCTGTGCGGACCTGGATCTGAGCAGTGCCAAAAA CTACGTGACATGTTGCACCTGCGGGAAATCCGTGTGCCGCGGGCCAAAGTGCGCCGACTGGCGGCCCAAGGACGCCAAGTGGGAGTGCCAGCTGTGCCAGAGCTCCAAGGAGTCGCTGGCCCACACCTCCTCGTGGGTGGCCGAGCAGATGTCCTTCAACCAGCACAAGTTCGTCTATCCGATGCGGGCGCGGAGCGAGGTCTACATACCGATTGTGGGCGATGGCAACGACAGCAGCATGC AGTTCGAGAGTGTTAGCCAGATTGGCCAGACTGCCAGCATGGACGAGCGGGCCAAGATCCGCGAGTACGTCGAGGAGATCGTGGCCGAAATGCTGGGCGGTAATTTGGACCACATCAGAGTGGGGCAGCTGTCCAAAAGCGAGAACT ACTTGCAACTCTTTGATAAATTCCATGCGAAGCTGAGTAACCTGCTTATCAATGTGGAAAACAGTTTGTGCGCGCGTGCGCTCAAGGGAG ATCTGCCGGCCATCGTAAATGGCCACAACAGCGGCAATGGTTTAGgccataataataataataacaataacaacaatgcTGATTCCGAGCTGGCCGACATCTCGCAGACCCGTCTACGCAGTCTCATCGAGACCATCATAGCGGAGACCCTGCGAAGCACCTCCCTGAGTGCCAGTGGAGCCGTCTCGGAGATCAGTCTGGACACCAGATCCCACGCCTCCGGAAATGGCCTAAAACGGCGCCATCGCACCGAGCACTACTTCGAGCCGAAGATCTACCAGGATCTGCTGGCCACGGCGGTGCTGAATAAG ATTGCGGATAAGGAAGGTAATACAAGGCTTTTGGCAGAGAGTACGCCGGACTTGAGTGGTCGCCACATTGACGAGAATTTCAATGCCGAAGCGCTGAGCACCACGTCCGGAAGCTCAATAGAACCCCGTAGTGATTGCAGCCTCACAGACCATGAAATCGGACTTGAT AATGGCAAATCCCAATCCCTGCAAACGGACTTGGAAAGGGAATCGGTCCTTAGTGATTATATAGCCGCACATATGGTGCCACTGCCAGACTTTTCGGCATCCGTCACCGAATCCGAGGATG ATATTGGATCCATCTCCTCGGGTATGATCGGTGATGGAAACTGGGAAGACAACTGGCTGTTCAAGAAGAAACGCAGCTCGGCCACTCCGAGCAGCATTGGCATGCTAGTGCCCGCACCCACGGAGAATGTCCGGGCCCAGATTGGCGATAAGACCACCGACGAGGTCAGCGATCTCTCGGAGATGGGTTCGGACATTGAGGAGAGCTCCCTGGACCTACTGCGATGCAACGATCTGAACGATCGTCTGCTGAGCAAGCACCTGATTGGTGGCCAGAACACTAAGCTCGTCCTCGATGAGCTCGTAGATCGTACGAGTCTTACATCCCACACATTGCTTGAGGAGCACGAGCCCGCATTTACGGAGACAACCAATGAGTATGTGGTGTCTCCCATGGCCGTGCCATCTGATATTAAAGCTCCATCTCCGacaccgccaccaccaccaatgATATTCCAAGATGACCTATTGAATGAGGAGCCAGTCCACACTCCCATTGCAG CCCAAGACGAAACCGAGGAGCTGTCCAGCCTCGAAGGCTGCACTGGCTTCAGcacagtcgagtacctcgacgaGGAACAAATGCACGAGACCGTGCCATCGGTAATCGAGATCCTAGCAGCCATGGCCCTGGGGCCCATGCTAGCAGTTCCAGCATCCGAACAGCCAGGCGCCATGACCCCCAGTGAGATGCACACCCTCAAGGAGCTGAGTGACTTGGCCCTCGCCGAGATTAATGCTCGCACCGTGGACCTGATGCACGCACACTCGCTTGACATTATTGAAGAGGAGAACTCGGAGCCTTCAGACACTGTCTCAATTCCACAGTTGGATATTCTACAACCTTCACCACTCGCAGAGATTACTACTCCATCTCAAATGCCTTCGCAAGCGGAGGAAAGTTTTGTTCAAACGGATGTATTACGACCCCCTCCAGCCTTAGAACTTGTTTCTGAGTATGAACCTCCGCCTCCGATGGAAGTTGTTCAAGAGACTGTGGATCTGCCAAGTTCTGCAGAAGTTGTCCATATAGAAGAGGATACTGCGACTGCGGGGGAGGCTTTAAAGACGGAATCTGCCGAATCTGTAGTGAACTCCTCCGAAAGTCCCTCAGTGCCGGTGGACATTATTCAAAAAACTCAACCCGTTTCTGTGGACATATCACCGCCTTTGGAGACTGTCACAGATCCTCAATCCGACTTGGAATCTAAGGAAGTTGTTTCAGAAATAAAATCTGCAGACGTGGAATCCATATCGCCTATTGAAATTGTTCCAGAATCACAATCTATAGCGATGGATCTACCAGTTCCGATGGAAATCGTCACAGAAATAGATCACGTTATCATCGTTCCGGAAGTGCCATCTGATGTAGTGAACACCACCGAATCTATAAATGTGGTTTCAGTCGATATACAAAATATTCCAGTTCTGGAAATTGTTGCAGAGGATCCAACTAACACTGCGAGTCTCCCAGCAACTATAGTGCTTAGCACCCAGCCAAAAACCGTTGGAGAAGAACACGATCCCGAAACCCAAATAACCGCAGAGGAGTCACCGTTAAATGTAGCAGAAAACGTTCCACAGGTGGACTCTGTCGCTGTAACAGCGGATCCTTCAGAGCCTACTGAAATTATTTCAGTCGATTTGCCAGAAGCCGTGGAAATTGTTTTAGAAACACAGCCTTTTGTAATGGATATACCAGCGCCGTTAGAATCTGCTCCAGAATTAAAGCTTTTTAAAGTGGACATACCAACGCCGTTAGAGACTGACATAGAAATGGCGTTAGCCAAAACTATAGAAAATGAGCCACAATTAGTATCTGTTCCTGTGGAATCGGTTCCAGAACCCGTAGTAGTGGAACCTCAATCGCCGGAGGAAGTTGAACCCCTAAATGCATCACAACCGCTGGAAAATATTTCAGAGGAGCAACCGCTACCAGCAGCAATGGCAACGGATTTTAAGCCTCAACACGTTGCAGTCGATTCATCACCTGTAGAAGTTGTTTCACAGGCAGAAAGCATCGAAGTGAAACCATCAGCACCTTTGGATACAATCACTGCAGAAGTAGTTCCACCTCCAATTGAAGTTGTTGAACTCTCAACCACTGAGGAAGTAGTGCCAGAACCGCAATCGGTTACATTGGATCCACCAGTAATTGTAGAAGATGTTTCACAGATAGAATCTGTCGATACCAAGCCGACAGAGCCTTTGGAAATTATTCTTAGATCAGATCCCCCAGTTCCGGATCCCCCAGCGGATGTTGCTTACCTATCGGAGTCTCCACCAATAGAACCACCAGCGCCTGTGGAAACACAATCTGTTGTTGAGGAAACTTCTAAAGAGATGTCACCTGAAGTACAATTTGTTGCAATTACGACCCCTTTGGAAATAATTCCGCAGGAAGAATCTAGCGTAGTGCAGCAACCATCACTTATCGAATCAATAGCTTCGGTAGAAACAATTTCAGAATTACAAGAACCTGATCCAGTCAACTTGAATGTTCCAGAGGCTGTGGAAATGGATCCAGAAATGGAGGCTGTTAGAGATAAACCGTTATCGACCATGGAAAAGGAAGTACCATCGCCATCTATCGTTTCGGACCCACCATCACCCAATGATGTTGAATCTCAGATAGTATCTGTCGATGTGGAATCCGAAGCACAATCTGTTGTTAAGGAAACTTCTCCAAAAATTTTACCAGATGGACAATTCGTCGCACTTACAACCCCTGTGGAATCAATTCCTCAGGTCGAATCTGTCGTACTACACCAAACATCGCCTATCGAATCAATAGCTCTTGTGGAAACAATTTCACAGTCACAAGCTCCTGAACCAGTCACCGTGAATGCTCCAGAGCCTGAGGAAATAGTTCAAGATATATTGGCTGTTATAGAAGAACCGTTGCCGATCATGGCAATGGAGGACCAACCCCAGTCTATCGGTTCGGATCCACCATCACCCAATGAAGTTGTCTCTCAGATAGAAGAGCCCCTAGTATCGGCAGAAATTCTTATCCCGGATGTGCCTACGGAGATGAATTCTGAAACCACTGATCCTATTCCGCAAGCGGAGATCGTGAATTTACCAGCACCACTGGAAATCATTTCAAAAACCCAACTCTTAGAAAACGAAACACCAACGTCTTCTGAAATTGTTGCCCAAGGTGAATGTGTCGCACTACCCCAATTGATTCCAGAGTCTGGACCTATTGCAGTGGATCCTCCATCGTCGATAGATGCTGTTCCCCAAGCAGACGCTGCCACCATAAGTTCACCAATGCCTTCGGAAATTGTTTCAGAATCCCAATCCGCCATAGTGGATCCTACAGCGTGTAATGAAATTGTTCCAGAAAACATCGCTATAGAACCCCAACCGCTTGTGGAAATAATTCTAAAAACGCAAACCATCGAAAAAGATATTCCTGTGGACGTTGTTTCTGAACTAGAACCTGTCACAGTAGATCAATCGGAAGTCATAGAACATATTTCACAGATCGAATCTGTCGATGGGGAATCCCAGGTGTATGAAGAAAATCCTCCAGAACCACAAGTACCATCAATAGTTGTTGCTCAATTGGAATCTGTCCCAATGGAAGCCTTAGAGCCTGTTGAAACTGTTCCAGAAGTCCTAACTACTACATTGGATTTAACAGCATCTTTTGAAGCTGTAGAAGGTGCTCCAGGTGAAACTCCTCCCATTGCTCAAAGCGTCGCAGAGGAATCGCCTACGCCTGAAGAAAATCTTCCAGGGACGGAATCTCTAGCACTGGAACCATTAGTTCCTGGAATGGCAATTGCTCCACAGATAGATTTAGTCAATGTGGAAGCCCCAGTACTTGTCGAAGTACCGACTGAACCTGTTGCCGTGGTTCCACCAACACAATTGGTGTCAATGGAATCCCCAGACCCTGTGGAAATTGTTCCCGATACACAAGCCGCCTCAGAGAAATCCGCGACATCTGACATAGCTGATTCTCTTCCAGTGCAAAGTGAAGTAGAACGGGTTGTTGTGGAACCTCAAACTTCGTTTGATATTTCTCAAAACGAATCTACCTCTGTGGAACCTATAACATCCATTGAAATTGTTTCCGAAGCAGAATCTATTACATCTGTTCCAGCACCTAAAGATGTTGATCCGGAATCACAGTCGGTAGTAGTAGATGCACCAGAAGTTATAGATGTGGTTTCTCAAAAAGAAGCTGTCGAGGAAGAACatcccaatcgattggaaacTGATTCAGAGCCAACAACCGTTGCACCGCAGGCCTCAGAACTTATGGAAGATGTCGCTATGGATCCCACATCGCCTGTGGAAGTAATTTTAGAAACACAGTTGGGGTCCGAAGAACCAAAACTGTCCATGGAAATTGTTCCTCAAGCTATCTCTGCCTCTGATAGCCGACCAATAGATGAGAACAGTGCCCCTGTCGATACATCAGATTCCGTTGTAGAAGAACGTCCAGCGCCTGCAGAAAGTGTTTTGGAGTCTGAATCTCCCCCTGTAGCAACAATTGCAACCGTAGAAGCTGTTTTGGAATCTCAATCGGTCCCTGTGGATGCAAACAATCCTATAGAAATTGTTTCCGAATCTACATCGAACGCTGTTGATCCTGAAATAGCTTTAAGACCACCAGCGATAACTGAAGTTATAACACAAATAGAATCCGTAGAGGAGGAAATTCTTGAAAATGTGGAAGGTGTTTCTGTGCCTGTTGAAATTATTCCAGAAAAGCAATTATTCGCAGAAGATCAAGGAGAGGTATCACTGATGAATTCTGAAACAGTGCCACTCACTTTAGAAACGAAATCCGATGAAATAGATCCTATGGAGCCTGAAGATCCTGTTAATGTAAGTCCTCAACCGCCGGAGGATATTGTAACTCAAGCTATTCAAGAGGAAGCTCCAAGCTCTGCGGAAATAGTACCAGTTACAGATGTATGCGAGCCGAGTAAGGAATCAATAACTCATGTGGAAACTTTGCCTAAAGATCAAATCGCCTTAGTGAATATTATAGAGCCTGTAGCAGTGAAGATTATAGCTGCCGTGGAGATTGATCTAGTAGCTGAATCCACTGCCTTGACTCCGTCACCAACTACAGAAGTCAACGATGAAAAACCCACAAAGCCTATGGAAACAATCACCGAACCTCAATCTGTCGCAATAGACTCAACGGAATATCCAACAGTGGTTTTAGACAGTGAGTTCGTTGGGGTGGATTCTGTACAAGTAATTACAGGCTCTGAATCTGTCGATATGGAACTTGTTCCCCAACCCGAAGCTTTCGCAGGGGATCCACAAGAAATTATAGGAACGGTGCCACAGGTAGAATCTATCGAAGTCGATAAGCCAACGCCTACCCAATATAAATCTGATGATGATGTAGCACAGGCTGATCCTGTCGGAGAGGAACCCTTAGAGTCTGTGGAAATTGTTTCTCAAGTTGTATCTGTTTCCTATGATACATGTTCAGTAATAGCTGATTCTGAAACTAAATTAGAAAAGTCAGCGGATGTAGATATTGCTCCGGACCCTGAACCCCTTGCTGTGACAATAAATTCGCAGGATAAAGTTGTGGCAATGGAACCCCCTAAGGCTGCCGTTAATGATATCCCAGAGTCTGCAGAACTTGTTCGAGAAAAAGAATCTGATATTGAAAAAAACCCAGAAACGCAACCTGCCATAGAGGATGGCGCCGATTCTCAAGATGTTATTATAGAAACGGACCCGGTCGCAGTGATACCGCTTAAGTCGGTTGAAGATGTTCCTGAGAATAAAATTGATGTTGAACCCATAGATCCTATAGAAATTGTGCCAAAAGTTGAAGCAGTTGGAATAGAAGATGAGTCAGAAATCAAACCATCTGCAATTACTGAAGTGGACGATGTGAAACCCCCAGCATCTCTGCAAATTGATGAAACTGTGACACAGAATTCGCCTGTTTCTGTTGAAATGGTTCCGGAGGCGGTGGAACCCTTAGCTGCTGTTGAAGTTATTGCCCAAGCTGAATCTGTATCTTTGGAGAAAACAGTAACTGAAGAGCCCATTTCTCAAACGGAGTCTATCGTTGTGGATTCCCCACAACCTCTAAACGTTGCTCCTCAAGAAGATTCTGTTCCTACATCGGCATCAGTGCCCACAAGCATTGAAACACAACCTAACGATTTGGAACCCCAAGCTTCTGCGAATCTTGTTCTAGAAGCTGACTCTGTCACTGTGGATCCATCAGAAACTGCACAAGTTCTTTCATCAAATGGGATAATTGTTTCAGAGTCACAAGTGATTGATTCGGAACACCCAGCACTTGATGTAGTTTCAGAAGTAGAAATGAAAAGCTTGCTTGCAGAACCGCCGGCATCGGAACCCCTTGATTCCGAATCAGCTGCACCGCCAAAGCCAGTGGTAATTGTTCCTGAAATAGAATCTGTAACAAAGGATACTATAGTTCCTGTGGAAACGGATACCCCAGTGGATACCATCGTTTCTGTTGAAGTTCTAACGGATACAAAACATGTCCCAGTATTACCACCAGTTCAGGTGGAAGAAACGGAGAGTGTCGCTCAAGAAGCACCTCCATCTGCTGAAGATATTTCGAATGCTGTAATCGTTGAACCTCAAACTGTGGATATGGATTGCATTACAGAGGTGGAAACTTTAACGTCAGAGGAACCCAAATCGATTTCTACAAACGATTTCCAACCAGAAG GATCCATTGCGGAGCGCGAGGTGAAGAAGTGGTATAACGCCGTTGAGATGCCAAATAATCCATACGCCCCGGAGGCCCTGAAGCAGCGCATCAGCGGCACCCAGGAGCGGTACATGGATGTGCCGAACATCAGTCCGAGTGCTGAGCAAAAGGCCCTAGCATCGGCGCTGACGGAAAATCCGGATCCGCCATCGCCGAAAACGGACTATAAGCG CTATAGCCGCGACTACTATATCAATAATGCTCCCACGCCCACTGACAGCACGGGCAGTGGAAACGCCGCCGCCTCCGTCGCAGCCGAGGATGTGGAGGACATCGTGATCAACGAG GCTCAAAAAGAAAGCAAACAGCCGCAGGAGTTGGTGTACAAAGCCTTGCCAGTTCAGGTCCTGGACGAGTCCCTGGACTCCCAATCGAATCCCTCGCTGCACTCCCTGCAGACCACGACCACAACCAGCGATGAATCCGATACGGTACGGATCTACGATTTTAACAAGCAGGAAACGACGGTTATAAAAAAGGCTGTTCCGGTGGAGCAGCAGCCCAGCACCTCCACCACATCGTCCATGGAGTCCGCCCAGAGTGGTCCGCCTTCATCTTCTTCCATCGACTCGTCTGTCTCAAAGAAGCGGGAGCGACCCGTGGTCCTTCAGTTTGGTCCTGGGGACTCGGCGCCCACAATAGGTTCTCCTGTCAGTACACCCACGCGGGGATCCACTCCTCCTGCTTTTAGATTCTTGCAGCCCAAACGTCGCCTCATTGATCCCAGTCAGGTGCTATCCGTCGATGAAGATGATGTG CCTGAACCTACTCCTCCGTCGGCGGAGAAGCCCGCCATTGAAGATGAAGTGGTCCATTCCATGCCATCGGTTAAGGCCCTGGCTCAGGCCTTCCTTTTGACCAGCAAGCACACACAACCACAGCGGAGATGGCGGGCCACG GTAAGAATAGCAGCCCCGCCAGATACACCAGATAAGCCAGACACATCACTGACCAAGCGTCACAAACTGGAGCACGCAGTCTCCATGGCAGAAGTAGCCGATGAGTCGACTATTGCCTCTGACTTATCATCCCTCGAAAC GGACCCCTCTATACACTCGGAGGGCAATCCACCCATTGCCTCGCCGGCGAGTCCTGTGCCCGTGCGACATGGCTTCCTCCGGAGCAATATTGCTTTCTTTGAGAATTTAAAGTTCAAGTGA